Proteins co-encoded in one Paracrocinitomix mangrovi genomic window:
- a CDS encoding sodium:solute symporter family protein, which produces MSVELWTWILVGVTFALYFGIAIWARAGSTKEFYVAGGGVSPLSNGMATAADWMSAASFISMAGIISFSGYDGSVYLMGWTGGYVLLALLLAPYLRKFGKFTVPDFIGDRYYSNTARTVAVICALIVSFTYVAGQMRGVGIVFSQFLQVDIVVGVIIGMAVVLVFAFLGGMKGITYTQVVQYCVLIFAFMVPAIFISFQMTGNPIPQMGMGGSTSDGVYILDKLDALHTDLGFKEYTSGTKSTWDVFAITVALMVGTAGLPHVIVRFFTVPKVRDARKSAGLALLFIAILYTTAPAVAVFARTNMIETVSEKSYSSMPNWFKNWEETGLIAWSDKNGDGKIQYVAGNALDGKKPEFLEGRGAFGERLVANPNMAEMNELYVDRDIMVLANPEIAELPNWVIALVAAGGLAAALSTAAGLLLVISTSVSHDLIKKQIKPNISDKGELMAARISILVAVIVAGLFGIYPPGFVAAVVALAFGLAAASFFPAIILGIFDKRMNKQGAITGMVVGTSLMLFYMIRFKTGLVGVMDPLPAEDWWFGTSPEGFGTVAMVVNFVVSFVVSRLTAAPPKEVQEIVEDIRIPSGAGEAAQH; this is translated from the coding sequence ATGTCAGTTGAATTATGGACTTGGATATTGGTAGGCGTAACATTCGCGCTATATTTTGGAATAGCCATTTGGGCTAGAGCGGGATCTACCAAAGAATTTTATGTTGCAGGTGGGGGCGTTTCTCCACTTTCAAATGGTATGGCTACGGCTGCAGATTGGATGAGTGCAGCTTCGTTTATTTCAATGGCCGGAATTATTTCATTCAGTGGTTATGATGGCTCTGTTTACTTAATGGGTTGGACAGGTGGATACGTCCTCTTGGCCTTGCTGTTAGCTCCATATTTAAGAAAGTTTGGAAAGTTTACAGTGCCTGATTTTATAGGGGATAGATATTACTCTAATACGGCAAGAACAGTAGCAGTAATATGTGCCTTGATAGTTTCATTTACTTACGTTGCAGGTCAAATGAGAGGTGTTGGAATCGTGTTTTCACAATTCCTCCAGGTAGATATTGTGGTCGGTGTCATCATAGGTATGGCGGTTGTATTGGTGTTCGCCTTCCTGGGTGGTATGAAAGGAATTACCTATACACAGGTTGTACAGTATTGTGTATTGATTTTTGCTTTCATGGTGCCGGCCATTTTTATTTCTTTTCAAATGACTGGAAATCCAATTCCTCAAATGGGAATGGGAGGCAGTACCTCAGATGGCGTCTATATACTGGATAAGTTAGATGCACTTCACACTGATCTTGGATTTAAAGAATATACCAGTGGAACAAAATCTACATGGGATGTATTTGCAATCACAGTTGCCTTAATGGTTGGAACGGCAGGATTACCGCATGTAATTGTTAGGTTCTTTACCGTACCAAAAGTAAGAGACGCTAGAAAATCTGCAGGTTTGGCTTTGTTGTTTATTGCTATTCTTTATACAACAGCTCCGGCAGTAGCGGTTTTTGCCAGAACTAATATGATTGAAACAGTAAGTGAAAAATCATATTCTTCAATGCCTAACTGGTTTAAAAACTGGGAAGAAACAGGATTGATCGCCTGGTCTGATAAAAATGGTGATGGTAAAATCCAATATGTAGCAGGTAATGCACTTGATGGTAAAAAACCTGAATTTTTAGAAGGTAGAGGAGCGTTTGGTGAAAGATTAGTAGCCAATCCTAATATGGCCGAAATGAATGAGCTTTATGTAGATAGAGACATCATGGTATTAGCCAATCCTGAAATTGCCGAATTACCAAACTGGGTAATCGCATTGGTTGCTGCAGGTGGATTAGCGGCAGCACTTTCAACAGCAGCAGGATTACTACTTGTAATCTCTACTTCTGTTTCACATGACTTGATTAAAAAACAAATTAAACCAAATATTTCTGACAAAGGTGAGCTAATGGCAGCACGAATCAGCATATTAGTTGCAGTAATAGTGGCTGGATTGTTCGGCATTTATCCTCCCGGATTCGTTGCTGCCGTTGTCGCCCTTGCTTTTGGATTAGCCGCGGCGTCCTTTTTCCCGGCTATCATTCTCGGAATCTTTGATAAGAGAATGAACAAGCAAGGAGCAATTACCGGAATGGTTGTGGGTACTTCCCTAATGCTGTTCTACATGATCAGATTTAAAACAGGTTTGGTTGGAGTAATGGATCCTTTACCTGCCGAAGATTGGTGGTTTGGAACATCACCAGAAGGTTTTGGTACCGTTGCAATGGTTGTCAATTTTGTCGTCTCCTTTGTGGTGTCAAGATTGACTGCAGCTCCACCAAAAGAGGTGCAAGAAATTGTTGAGGATATTAGAATCCCTTCAGGAGCAGGAGAAGCAGCTCAACATTAA
- a CDS encoding DUF4212 domain-containing protein, translated as MSEDKTKAKAYWKENLRYLTILLVIWFLVSCGAGILFKDYLNQFSLGGFKLGFWFAQQGSIYVFVILIFVYVYLMNKLDKKYGYEEE; from the coding sequence ATGTCTGAAGATAAAACAAAAGCAAAAGCATATTGGAAAGAGAATTTAAGATACTTAACAATATTGCTAGTTATCTGGTTCCTGGTTTCATGTGGAGCCGGTATCCTATTCAAAGATTACTTAAACCAATTCAGTTTGGGCGGATTTAAACTTGGTTTTTGGTTTGCTCAGCAGGGATCAATCTACGTGTTTGTCATACTCATTTTTGTCTATGTGTATTTGATGAACAAACTAGATAAAAAGTACGGTTACGAAGAAGAATAA
- a CDS encoding T9SS type A sorting domain-containing protein yields the protein MKKNLLLCLILSAFTSFGQLQAVGEETSIKHGPFGNSSGQRSTDCGNDTILYNLAKATATQGIQINNSTSAFGFCQYFDCPQPIQVHGAQFVAYKSDNVSGNSIDVTVTVYEANADSLPFGAPVASTTVAVDTIIYAYNIDSLIKTAMFDSAVTLDQPYIIAVFNNSPNSIVMYSSSYNNGDGQGENLGSAKIGFNWVRGYNVNVGGTPFDADMLFYPIVSYDVDAEFSVSPNCELLAGDKTVTNLSSPILFNRFYNVDVFQGNGDTTQCYWDWGDGSPIDTAFEATHYFAAGVYNIILSDSLTGWTTSCADVDTLSTCYQPAGINDTEQTDFIVYPIPANDWLKVEAKIDINELKLVDMSGKVVKDIFVDPSHKTMIDIGDLSNGVYVINVKLINEMTLQKRIIISR from the coding sequence ATGAAAAAAAATCTACTCCTTTGTTTAATTCTCTCAGCTTTCACCTCTTTTGGTCAATTGCAAGCTGTTGGAGAAGAAACATCAATTAAACATGGTCCTTTTGGAAATTCATCAGGACAAAGATCCACCGATTGCGGAAATGACACCATCCTATATAATCTTGCTAAAGCTACCGCAACTCAAGGTATACAAATAAACAATTCAACATCTGCATTTGGGTTTTGCCAGTATTTTGATTGCCCGCAACCCATTCAGGTTCATGGAGCACAATTTGTGGCATATAAATCAGATAATGTAAGTGGAAATTCAATAGATGTTACTGTTACAGTATATGAAGCCAATGCAGACTCCTTACCATTTGGAGCTCCAGTTGCCTCAACTACCGTTGCTGTTGATACAATTATTTATGCGTATAATATTGACTCTTTGATAAAAACAGCCATGTTTGACTCAGCTGTTACATTGGATCAACCCTATATCATTGCAGTATTCAACAACTCCCCTAACTCCATAGTAATGTATTCTAGCAGTTATAATAATGGAGATGGACAGGGCGAGAACTTAGGAAGTGCAAAAATTGGATTTAACTGGGTAAGAGGATACAACGTAAATGTTGGCGGTACTCCTTTTGACGCAGACATGCTTTTTTATCCAATTGTTTCCTATGATGTTGACGCCGAATTTTCTGTTTCTCCAAATTGCGAGCTATTGGCCGGTGATAAAACTGTCACCAACTTAAGCAGCCCTATATTATTCAATAGATTTTACAACGTTGACGTATTCCAAGGAAATGGAGATACTACACAATGTTATTGGGACTGGGGAGATGGATCGCCTATTGATACAGCTTTTGAAGCAACTCACTACTTTGCAGCAGGAGTATATAACATCATTCTGTCAGATTCATTGACAGGATGGACTACCAGTTGTGCAGATGTGGACACCCTTTCAACTTGCTATCAACCTGCCGGAATTAATGACACAGAACAAACAGACTTTATAGTCTACCCTATACCTGCAAATGATTGGCTAAAAGTTGAGGCAAAAATTGACATCAATGAATTGAAATTAGTTGATATGAGCGGAAAAGTTGTTAAAGACATATTCGTTGATCCAAGTCATAAAACTATGATAGATATTGGAGATTTAAGCAATGGAGTTTATGTGATAAACGTAAAGCTCATCAATGAAATGACACTGCAAAAACGAATAATAATATCACGTTAA
- a CDS encoding aldehyde dehydrogenase family protein encodes MSYTKPTFNDVYNNFINGKFTPPVNGEYFENRSPVDNTLIAKYPRSTKEDVDLAVEAANAAKEAWGKTSATQRAALLNKVADIIEENLEEFALVETCDNGKAIRETLNADVPLSVDHWRYFAAAIRMEEGSATELDENTVSLIIKEPIGVVGQIIPWNFPLLMLSWKLPPALASGNCVILKPAEQTPSSATLLMEKIADVFPPGVVNVVHGFGPEAGKPLASHDGIDKVAFTGETTTGQLIMQYASKNLNPVTMELGGKSPNIFFNSVMDEDDAFLDKAIEGAVLFAFNQGEVCTCPSRILVQEDIYDAFMERVVARTKAIVQGNPYDVNTQVGAQASSDQKEKILSYLEIGKEEGAKVLAGGAACNLDGDFANGFYIQPTILEGHNKMRVFQEEIFGPVVCVTKFKDEAEALEIANDTLYGLGAGVWTRDAHQLYQIPREIKAGRVWVNCYHAYPAHAPFGGYKKSGFGRETHVMMMNHYRQTKNMLISYDKNKLGFF; translated from the coding sequence ATGAGTTATACAAAACCGACATTTAATGATGTATATAATAACTTCATTAACGGAAAATTTACTCCACCCGTAAATGGTGAGTATTTTGAAAACAGATCGCCTGTGGACAATACTTTGATTGCAAAGTATCCAAGATCAACAAAAGAAGATGTTGATTTAGCAGTTGAAGCAGCTAATGCTGCAAAAGAAGCCTGGGGAAAAACTTCAGCCACACAAAGAGCGGCTTTACTAAATAAAGTAGCTGACATCATAGAAGAAAATCTAGAAGAATTCGCTTTAGTTGAAACATGTGACAACGGAAAAGCGATAAGAGAAACTTTAAATGCAGATGTACCTTTGTCAGTTGATCACTGGCGTTATTTTGCTGCGGCTATCCGAATGGAAGAGGGCTCTGCAACAGAGTTAGATGAAAACACGGTGTCTTTAATTATTAAAGAACCAATCGGTGTAGTTGGTCAAATTATTCCGTGGAACTTTCCTTTGTTGATGTTGTCCTGGAAATTACCCCCTGCTTTGGCATCAGGTAACTGTGTAATTTTAAAACCAGCTGAGCAAACGCCGTCTTCTGCTACCTTATTAATGGAGAAGATTGCTGATGTATTTCCTCCGGGTGTAGTAAATGTTGTTCATGGCTTTGGTCCTGAAGCCGGAAAACCACTGGCATCTCACGACGGGATTGACAAAGTGGCTTTTACCGGGGAAACAACAACCGGGCAGTTAATTATGCAATATGCTTCTAAAAATCTGAATCCGGTAACAATGGAATTAGGAGGTAAGTCACCTAATATATTCTTTAATAGTGTAATGGATGAGGATGATGCATTCTTGGATAAAGCTATTGAGGGAGCTGTGTTGTTTGCATTTAACCAGGGTGAGGTTTGTACTTGTCCTTCAAGAATTTTGGTTCAAGAGGATATATATGATGCTTTCATGGAGAGAGTTGTTGCAAGAACTAAAGCAATTGTTCAAGGAAATCCTTATGATGTCAATACTCAAGTGGGTGCACAAGCTTCAAGTGATCAAAAAGAAAAGATTCTTTCTTATTTAGAAATTGGAAAAGAAGAAGGAGCAAAAGTGTTAGCAGGTGGAGCTGCTTGCAATTTGGATGGAGATTTTGCGAATGGATTTTACATTCAGCCTACAATTTTAGAAGGGCATAATAAAATGCGTGTGTTCCAGGAAGAGATTTTTGGACCTGTTGTTTGTGTTACCAAATTCAAAGATGAAGCAGAGGCTTTAGAAATTGCCAATGACACTTTGTATGGGTTAGGTGCAGGCGTTTGGACAAGAGATGCGCATCAACTATATCAAATTCCAAGAGAAATAAAAGCGGGTAGAGTATGGGTGAATTGTTATCATGCTTATCCAGCACATGCTCCTTTTGGAGGATATAAAAAATCAGGATTCGGAAGAGAAACACATGTGATGATGATGAACCATTATCGTCAAACAAAAAACATGTTGATCTCTTATGATAAGAACAAATTAGGTTTTTTCTAG
- a CDS encoding T9SS type A sorting domain-containing protein: MKRLAIALCMFTGVSFAQVKTTTQDGAFWNPFVWDCTCLPADGDSLVINHNLSLSTGIAYTSGQIKISANGQLSDGANMLSFYINGGSLINEGYLEIDDLLMDAGFIENHGTAVMDSVFTRSTTINSGSLTTSSFAHDEGSTFTNAGTITVNEDFNNQGDFINNGLMTVNNNATNCNIQTMDAIYTNNGILCIMNDFSNCGGDTLRGSGTIYIDGNSSNLGDVIGSLTINTPSGSFNLNTGTIGMGVTFGTASCGVGEKELDGKSNEIVIYPNPANDFIKTNQNNFNYSIVDLSGRKILAGYTVDGSIDIHSLATGNYILQMFSSDGNSVSSKFVKQ, translated from the coding sequence ATGAAAAGATTAGCAATTGCATTATGTATGTTTACCGGAGTGAGTTTTGCTCAAGTTAAAACTACTACACAGGATGGAGCGTTTTGGAATCCTTTTGTTTGGGATTGCACTTGTTTACCGGCTGACGGAGACTCTTTGGTAATTAACCACAACCTTTCATTATCTACAGGTATTGCATATACCAGCGGGCAAATTAAGATTTCAGCTAATGGGCAATTATCTGATGGCGCTAACATGCTATCATTTTATATCAATGGCGGTTCTTTAATCAACGAAGGATATCTGGAAATTGACGATCTATTGATGGATGCAGGATTTATTGAAAATCACGGCACAGCCGTTATGGATAGTGTATTTACGAGATCAACAACCATAAATTCCGGTTCCTTAACAACCTCTTCATTTGCACATGACGAAGGTTCTACCTTTACTAATGCCGGAACTATTACCGTGAATGAAGACTTTAACAATCAAGGGGATTTTATTAATAATGGTTTGATGACAGTGAATAACAATGCTACTAACTGTAATATCCAAACAATGGATGCCATTTACACCAACAATGGTATTTTGTGTATCATGAACGATTTTAGTAACTGTGGAGGAGATACTTTAAGAGGAAGTGGAACCATTTATATAGATGGAAACAGTTCAAATTTAGGTGATGTGATAGGAAGTTTAACAATCAACACACCATCTGGCTCATTTAATTTAAATACCGGAACTATTGGTATGGGAGTGACGTTTGGAACAGCTTCTTGCGGTGTAGGTGAAAAAGAACTTGATGGCAAATCAAATGAAATCGTCATTTATCCAAACCCTGCAAATGATTTTATCAAGACCAATCAAAATAACTTCAATTATTCTATTGTTGATTTGAGCGGGAGAAAAATATTAGCTGGATACACAGTGGATGGATCAATAGATATTCATTCTTTAGCAACTGGAAATTACATTTTACAAATGTTTAGTTCAGATGGAAACAGTGTGAGTTCAAAATTTGTCAAACAATAA
- a CDS encoding DUF779 domain-containing protein → MERLAITEEAAKAVEQLKEKHGDLIFHQSGGCCDGSAPMIFEEGEMYIDDNDVKLGEICGVPFYMSKDQFEYWKHTHLTIDVTEGRGASFSLEIPLGVRFIVKSRLLTAE, encoded by the coding sequence ATGGAAAGACTAGCAATAACAGAAGAAGCAGCAAAAGCTGTTGAACAATTGAAAGAAAAACATGGTGATTTGATATTTCATCAAAGTGGTGGTTGCTGTGACGGTTCTGCTCCCATGATTTTTGAAGAGGGCGAAATGTATATAGATGATAATGATGTTAAGCTTGGAGAGATTTGTGGTGTTCCATTTTACATGAGTAAAGATCAGTTTGAATACTGGAAACATACTCATCTAACAATAGATGTTACCGAAGGAAGAGGTGCCAGTTTTTCATTGGAGATACCTTTGGGAGTACGTTTTATTGTTAAATCTAGACTACTTACGGCGGAATGA
- a CDS encoding SRPBCC family protein, with product MKYSHEIVIELPREKVVELFNNQENAFKWMKGLDKWDHLSGNPGETGAKSKMVFKSKRGEMTIEEEITRMELPDVINFVFTSKGVKNWNDNRFDIISDNQTRWTQNNVFKFKGMVWVVSILMPKAFKKQSLANMHDFKSFAEGAEKS from the coding sequence ATGAAATATTCGCACGAAATTGTAATTGAATTACCCAGGGAAAAGGTAGTTGAGCTTTTCAATAATCAGGAAAATGCTTTTAAATGGATGAAAGGTCTTGACAAATGGGATCATCTATCCGGAAACCCTGGCGAGACAGGAGCTAAATCAAAAATGGTTTTCAAATCAAAAAGAGGCGAAATGACCATTGAAGAAGAGATTACCAGAATGGAACTTCCGGATGTCATTAATTTTGTATTTACCTCAAAAGGTGTAAAAAATTGGAATGACAATCGTTTTGACATCATATCTGACAATCAAACCAGATGGACCCAAAACAACGTCTTTAAATTCAAAGGTATGGTTTGGGTAGTCTCTATTTTAATGCCTAAAGCCTTCAAAAAACAGTCTCTGGCAAATATGCACGATTTCAAATCTTTTGCAGAGGGAGCTGAGAAAAGCTAA
- a CDS encoding AraC family transcriptional regulator, whose protein sequence is MSDLNRQIIESRVQTLVENQSVFQADASELNMFETYKVAERVDLTFDYPVIVSMLSGKKVMHLQDMDQFNFFPGETLVMPVGQEMIIDFPEASFQNPTQCLALGIDPSLIRETINNFNEKVRIENDDFKRWEIAKKPGMVHAQNDIQHLMNRITMTFINQHNSRDMLLDYMLKELIVRLLQTEARSTILRASSDLYNNNRIAYIVRYIKQNLSDKLTVEGLADKAYMSASHFHRVFKDTIGESPVSFILQERIKFAKRLLNDHKLSISQVAGRTGFNNPAYFTRQFKKSEGMSPQAFRMMIFESYK, encoded by the coding sequence ATGAGCGATTTGAATAGGCAAATAATTGAAAGTAGGGTTCAAACTCTTGTTGAGAATCAAAGTGTCTTCCAAGCAGATGCTTCAGAATTAAACATGTTTGAAACTTACAAGGTGGCAGAAAGGGTTGATTTAACTTTTGACTATCCAGTAATTGTGAGCATGCTTAGCGGTAAAAAAGTAATGCATTTACAAGATATGGATCAGTTTAACTTTTTTCCCGGTGAGACATTAGTAATGCCTGTAGGACAAGAAATGATCATAGATTTCCCTGAAGCCTCATTTCAAAATCCAACTCAATGTCTTGCGCTAGGCATAGATCCCTCATTGATACGAGAAACAATCAACAATTTCAATGAAAAAGTCAGAATTGAAAATGACGATTTTAAACGTTGGGAAATTGCCAAAAAGCCTGGAATGGTTCATGCACAAAATGATATTCAACATTTGATGAATCGCATTACAATGACCTTTATCAACCAGCACAATTCAAGAGACATGTTGTTGGATTACATGTTAAAGGAACTGATTGTTAGATTACTACAAACAGAAGCTAGATCAACTATTTTAAGAGCGTCTAGCGATTTATATAACAATAACAGAATCGCTTACATTGTGCGATACATTAAGCAAAATTTATCTGATAAATTAACTGTAGAAGGATTGGCAGATAAAGCCTACATGAGTGCTTCTCATTTTCATAGAGTGTTTAAAGACACCATTGGGGAATCTCCGGTTTCATTTATTCTTCAGGAGCGAATTAAGTTTGCCAAGAGATTGTTGAACGACCACAAATTGAGTATTTCACAAGTTGCCGGTAGAACTGGCTTTAACAATCCGGCATATTTCACCCGTCAATTTAAAAAGAGCGAAGGCATGTCTCCTCAGGCTTTTAGAATGATGATTTTTGAATCATATAAATAA
- a CDS encoding phosphatase PAP2 family protein: MLEQLEAIDRSLFLWLNGNHSPFMDTVMWYVSTTVMWIPLYTFILIYSYSKGGWKYLLYILLGTVTCIALADLISVHAFKYVFLRYRPTHNLEIADQVLTVIKPDGKEYRGGTYGFVSSHAANVSAITTFILFNFRKMNKWWWTLIFYALLIMYSRIYLGVHYPADILGGALLGTSIAFLLFYSTKSVRKRIRLKTNSPKAA; the protein is encoded by the coding sequence ATGCTTGAGCAACTAGAAGCCATTGACAGATCTCTTTTTCTATGGTTAAACGGAAACCATTCACCATTTATGGACACAGTAATGTGGTACGTAAGTACAACTGTGATGTGGATTCCGCTTTATACTTTTATTTTGATATACTCATATAGCAAAGGAGGATGGAAATATTTGTTATACATTTTGTTGGGAACGGTCACTTGTATTGCACTAGCTGATTTAATTTCCGTTCATGCCTTTAAGTATGTCTTTTTAAGATATAGACCTACCCATAATCTCGAAATTGCAGACCAGGTTTTAACCGTAATAAAACCAGACGGAAAAGAATATAGAGGAGGTACATATGGTTTTGTCTCTTCTCACGCGGCAAACGTTTCTGCAATTACCACTTTTATCTTGTTTAACTTCAGAAAAATGAACAAATGGTGGTGGACGTTGATATTTTACGCATTACTGATCATGTATAGTAGAATTTATTTAGGAGTCCACTATCCTGCAGATATTTTGGGCGGAGCATTGTTGGGTACATCTATTGCATTTCTACTTTTCTACAGCACAAAAAGTGTTCGCAAAAGAATCAGACTAAAAACAAATTCACCCAAAGCTGCGTAA
- a CDS encoding transposase-like zinc-binding domain-containing protein, which produces MNEKACPNCGSEHYIKSGVVNHRQRYKCKDCSYFFTVFKDGKKIDDYYVNKALQLYLEGLTYREIERILGVSHVSVMNWVKKYRVKRPENTNYHPSYRIFSATELSTYFSNPENLRGAGNIVTELGDKFMLIKWERFRE; this is translated from the coding sequence ATGAATGAAAAAGCATGTCCTAATTGTGGAAGTGAGCACTATATAAAAAGTGGTGTTGTCAACCATAGGCAAAGGTATAAGTGTAAAGATTGCAGCTATTTCTTTACTGTATTTAAGGATGGTAAGAAGATTGATGATTATTATGTCAATAAGGCGCTCCAGTTATATCTTGAAGGGCTTACTTACAGGGAAATTGAACGAATTCTAGGTGTTTCTCATGTCAGTGTAATGAATTGGGTAAAGAAGTATCGGGTTAAACGTCCGGAAAATACTAATTATCATCCTTCGTATCGCATCTTTAGTGCTACAGAATTATCTACTTACTTCAGTAATCCTGAAAACCTTAGAGGAGCAGGGAATATAGTGACTGAACTGGGAGATAAATTCATGCTTATTAAATGGGAAAGATTTAGAGAATAA